The proteins below come from a single Sesamum indicum cultivar Zhongzhi No. 13 unplaced genomic scaffold, S_indicum_v1.0 C00974, whole genome shotgun sequence genomic window:
- the LOC105155257 gene encoding bidirectional sugar transporter NEC1-like has protein sequence LCRPTFYTIWKKKSSEGFQSIPYSVAFLSASLLLYYAFLKTNAYMIVSINGIGCVIEMIYLLIYITYAPKKARMFTIKLVVLFNFGGMGLVMLVSLLAYKGSKRVSLVGWACAIFNLAVFAAPLSIMRRVIRTKSVEFMPFTLSFFLTLCATMWFFYGFFVKDYYIALPNVLGFLFGIAQMILYFIYKNAKKEVESKNVELETSKDVELETSKDVEKNLELKDQAVAVGDIQNVKK, from the exons TTATGCAGGCCAACATTTTACACAATCTGGAAGAAGAAATCCTCAGAAGGGTTTCAGTCGATACCTTATTCCGTGGCGTTCCTTAGTGCTTCTTTGCTACTGTACTACGCTTTTCTTAAGACCAACGCCTATATGATCGTTAGCATCAATGGGATTGGATGTGTGATCGAAATGATTTACCTCTTAATATACATCACATATGCACCTAAGAAGGCTAGG ATGTTCACAATAAAATTGGTAGTCCTATTCAATTTTGGAGGAATGGGATTGGTGATGTTAGTCTCCTTACTAGCTTATAAGGGTTCCAAGAGGGTGTCGTTGGTGGGATGGGCGTGTGCCATCTTCAACCTTGCTGTATTTGCTGCTCCTTTAAGTATCATg AGACGAGTTATTCGAACTAAAAGTGTGGAGTTCATGCCATTCACCTTATCCTTCTTCCTCACACTTTGTGCCACAATGTGGTTCTTCTATGGTTTTTTCGTCAAAGACTACTACATCGCT TTGCCAAATGTTTTGGGATTTTTATTCGGAATTGCTCAAATGATCTTGTACTTCATCTACAAGAATGCAAAGAAGGAGGTTGAGAGCAAGAATGTGGAGCTTGAGACAAGCAAGGATGTTGAGCTTGAGACAAGCAAGGATGTTGAGAAGAATTTGGAGCTCAAGGATCAGGCTGTAGCTGTAGGGGATATCCAAAAtgtgaagaaataa